A section of the Deinococcus taeanensis genome encodes:
- a CDS encoding branched-chain amino acid ABC transporter permease yields the protein MNTQLLLIQVFNGLVNGAFYALLSLGLAVIFGMLRIVNFMHGALYMLGAFTAFALGQLFGLGFWPSLLLAPLLVGGVGMLLERGLLSRLYGLEPSYNLLLTFGLTLLTQDLVKQVMLGRFAVSSAPYSPPEALSGVVNLGFVVFPKYRLFVIALSLVVCLVTWFVIEKTRVGSIIRASTENPVVTRAFGIDVSRWVTGVFGVGVALAGLAGVLAAPIYSVEPYMGAELIITTFAVVVIGGMGSILGSVITGFAVGVLAAVGAAVYPPIANTLVFILMALVLLVRPSGLFGLPEGAR from the coding sequence ATGAACACGCAACTGCTCCTGATTCAGGTGTTCAACGGCCTCGTGAACGGCGCATTCTACGCGCTGCTGTCACTGGGACTCGCGGTGATTTTCGGCATGCTTCGCATCGTGAACTTCATGCACGGCGCGCTGTACATGCTGGGCGCGTTCACGGCGTTCGCGCTCGGGCAGCTGTTCGGGCTGGGGTTCTGGCCGTCGCTGCTGCTGGCGCCGCTGCTCGTGGGGGGAGTCGGCATGCTGCTGGAACGCGGGCTGCTGTCCCGGCTGTACGGCCTGGAGCCCAGTTACAACCTGCTGCTCACCTTCGGCCTGACGCTGCTCACGCAGGACCTCGTCAAGCAGGTGATGCTGGGCCGGTTCGCGGTGTCCAGCGCGCCGTACTCCCCGCCCGAAGCCCTCTCCGGCGTGGTGAACCTCGGGTTCGTGGTGTTCCCGAAATACCGGCTGTTCGTGATTGCGCTGTCGCTGGTGGTGTGCCTCGTGACATGGTTCGTGATCGAGAAGACCCGCGTGGGGTCCATCATCCGCGCCAGCACGGAGAACCCGGTCGTGACGCGCGCGTTCGGCATTGACGTGAGCCGCTGGGTGACCGGGGTGTTCGGCGTGGGCGTGGCCCTGGCCGGACTGGCCGGCGTGCTGGCCGCGCCGATCTACTCCGTGGAACCGTACATGGGCGCCGAGCTGATCATCACGACCTTCGCGGTCGTCGTGATCGGCGGCATGGGCAGCATTCTGGGCTCCGTCATCACCGGGTTCGCGGTCGGCGTGCTGGCCGCAGTGGGCGCGGCCGTGTACCCGCCCATCGCGAACACGCTGGTGTTCATCCTGATGGCCCTGGTGCTGCTGGTGCGCCCCAGCGGGCTGTTCGGGCTGCCTGAGGGGGCGCGGTGA
- a CDS encoding ABC transporter ATP-binding protein translates to MTAGTHTQGTSGLTPAPVVALQARGLVKDFRGFRATNDVDLDIHEGEIHAIIGPNGAGKTTLFNLLSGFLKPTSGEVRLFGERVDHLRPFEIVRRGLSRSFQISSVFPTMSVRENVLVALQSPTPLPHRFWTPLSRLETLGARADGILSDVGLGGMPDRLAADLSHGEKRQLEIGISMTQEPRVLLLDEPTSGMGSEGVARVIALVRQVARGRTVVLVEHNMSVVSELADRITVLQYGSVLASGRYEDVRRDPRVIEAYLGEEGGHA, encoded by the coding sequence ATGACGGCGGGCACACACACTCAGGGCACTTCCGGCCTCACGCCCGCTCCGGTCGTGGCGCTGCAGGCCCGGGGGCTCGTCAAGGACTTCCGGGGATTCCGGGCCACAAATGACGTGGACCTGGACATTCACGAGGGAGAAATTCACGCGATCATCGGTCCGAACGGGGCCGGGAAGACCACACTTTTCAACCTGCTGTCCGGGTTCCTGAAACCCACCTCCGGTGAGGTGCGGCTGTTCGGGGAGCGGGTGGATCACCTGCGGCCCTTTGAGATCGTGCGCCGCGGCCTGTCCCGGTCGTTTCAGATCAGTTCCGTGTTTCCGACCATGAGCGTCCGGGAGAACGTGCTGGTGGCGTTGCAGTCGCCCACGCCGCTGCCGCACCGCTTCTGGACGCCACTGTCGCGCCTGGAGACGCTGGGCGCGCGGGCGGACGGCATCCTGTCGGACGTGGGGTTGGGCGGCATGCCGGACCGGCTGGCGGCGGATCTCAGCCACGGGGAGAAACGGCAGCTGGAAATCGGGATTTCCATGACGCAGGAGCCGCGGGTGCTGCTGCTGGATGAACCGACGTCCGGCATGGGCTCAGAAGGCGTCGCGCGGGTCATTGCGCTGGTGCGGCAGGTGGCGCGCGGGCGCACGGTGGTGCTGGTGGAACACAACATGAGTGTGGTGTCGGAACTGGCCGACCGGATCACGGTCCTGCAGTACGGGTCGGTGCTCGCCAGTGGCCGCTACGAGGACGTGCGGCGCGATCCACGTGTCATCGAGGCGTACCTGGGTGAGGAAGGAGGGCACGCATGA
- a CDS encoding ABC transporter ATP-binding protein, protein MTPLLEVRNLNAFYGQSHVLRSVNLHVQPGEVVSLIGRNGAGKTTTLKSVMGVLRSRTGQVLFGGQDISRLPSNRVAAQGLAWVPEERAILSTLTVRENLELPPSRPGGWSTERIYDAFPVLRERGHHPGSKLSGGEQQMLAMVRVLRAGPKLLLLDEPSEGLAPVIVQRIGEIIETLRQSGMAVLLVEQNLKFASRLADRHYVFVDGQVVDEVPRAEVDARREDLLRYLSV, encoded by the coding sequence ATGACGCCGCTGCTGGAGGTCCGGAACCTGAATGCCTTCTACGGGCAGAGTCACGTGCTGCGCAGCGTGAACCTGCACGTGCAGCCGGGCGAGGTGGTCAGCCTGATCGGCCGCAACGGCGCCGGGAAGACCACCACCCTGAAAAGCGTGATGGGCGTGCTGCGCAGCCGCACCGGGCAGGTCCTGTTCGGCGGGCAGGACATCTCGCGCCTGCCGAGCAACCGCGTGGCCGCGCAGGGTCTGGCGTGGGTGCCGGAGGAACGCGCCATTCTCAGCACCCTGACCGTCCGGGAGAACCTGGAGCTCCCGCCGTCCAGACCAGGCGGGTGGAGCACCGAGCGCATCTACGACGCGTTTCCGGTGCTGCGCGAGCGCGGGCATCACCCGGGCAGCAAACTGTCCGGTGGGGAGCAGCAGATGCTGGCAATGGTGCGCGTGCTGCGCGCCGGCCCGAAGCTGCTGCTGCTGGATGAACCCAGTGAGGGCCTGGCGCCCGTGATCGTGCAGCGCATCGGGGAGATCATCGAAACGCTGCGTCAGAGCGGCATGGCCGTGCTGCTCGTGGAGCAGAACCTGAAGTTCGCCTCGCGCCTCGCAGACCGGCACTACGTGTTCGTGGACGGTCAGGTGGTGGACGAGGTGCCGCGCGCGGAGGTGGACGCCCGCCGCGAGGACCTGCTGCGCTACCTCAGCGTGTAG
- a CDS encoding ABC transporter substrate-binding protein: MLKIRTPLMALTALLLAPAASAQSLSDGGIKVGVLTDLSGVYSELAGQGSVKAAQLAAEDFMKANRAYAGKVTVIGVDHQNKADVAGNKAAEMIDRQNVDMLVDMPTSSAALAAVEVARQKKTVAMVVTGGTTALTNEKCNKYTFHYAYDNYMLANGTGTAVTKRGGNSWYIIYPNYAFGQDLNRQMVAAVQENGGKLAAPSDATPFPNTDFSSYLLKAQSVRPKIFGTMQAGNDLVNVVKQYNEFGLKKQGIGLGIGLLFETDVAALGQDAFMGAIATVPWFWNFDARSRQWAAKFEKAFGKKPTWAQAGVYSATLQYLNAVARAKTDNGDAVVKALEGFTFDDFFARHAMIRPQDHRVMLDVHVVQVKGKSEATEPGDLYRRLNTIPAGKAFMPLSENKCKM, encoded by the coding sequence ATGCTCAAGATCCGCACCCCCCTGATGGCCCTGACCGCCCTGCTGCTCGCCCCCGCCGCCTCCGCGCAGTCCCTGTCGGACGGCGGAATCAAGGTGGGCGTCCTGACCGACCTGTCGGGCGTGTACTCCGAGCTGGCCGGGCAGGGCAGCGTGAAAGCCGCGCAACTGGCCGCCGAGGATTTCATGAAGGCGAACCGGGCGTACGCCGGGAAGGTCACCGTGATCGGCGTGGACCACCAGAACAAGGCGGACGTCGCAGGGAACAAGGCCGCCGAGATGATCGACCGGCAGAACGTGGACATGCTCGTGGACATGCCCACGAGCAGCGCCGCGCTGGCCGCCGTGGAAGTTGCCCGGCAGAAGAAGACCGTCGCGATGGTCGTCACCGGCGGCACCACCGCGCTCACCAACGAGAAGTGCAACAAGTACACCTTCCACTACGCGTACGACAACTACATGCTGGCCAACGGCACCGGCACGGCCGTCACGAAACGCGGCGGGAACAGCTGGTACATCATCTACCCCAACTACGCGTTCGGTCAGGACCTGAACCGGCAGATGGTGGCGGCCGTGCAGGAGAACGGCGGGAAACTCGCGGCGCCCAGTGACGCCACGCCGTTCCCGAACACGGACTTCAGCTCGTACCTCCTCAAGGCGCAGAGCGTGCGGCCCAAGATCTTCGGGACCATGCAGGCGGGCAACGACCTTGTGAACGTCGTCAAGCAGTACAACGAGTTCGGGCTGAAGAAGCAGGGCATCGGGCTGGGTATCGGGCTGCTGTTCGAAACGGACGTCGCCGCACTGGGCCAGGACGCCTTCATGGGCGCCATCGCGACCGTGCCGTGGTTCTGGAACTTCGACGCCCGGTCCCGGCAGTGGGCCGCGAAGTTCGAGAAGGCGTTCGGGAAGAAACCCACCTGGGCGCAGGCGGGCGTGTACTCCGCCACGCTGCAGTACCTGAACGCCGTGGCACGTGCCAAAACCGACAACGGTGACGCGGTCGTCAAGGCCCTCGAGGGGTTCACCTTCGATGATTTCTTCGCGCGGCACGCCATGATCCGCCCGCAGGACCACCGCGTGATGCTCGACGTGCATGTGGTGCAGGTCAAGGGCAAGAGCGAAGCGACTGAACCCGGCGACCTGTACCGGCGCCTGAACACCATTCCGGCTGGCAAGGCGTTCATGCCGCTGAGCGAGAACAAGTGCAAGATGTGA